The Pseudomonas sp. R4-35-07 genome contains a region encoding:
- a CDS encoding DUF1289 domain-containing protein has protein sequence MPNQTIKTPCVGLCSTVYGDLVCRGCKRYHHEVIQWNGYNAEEKHAVWLRLEQLLVQVMASKLEVFDPQRLRQQLEDRKIRFMPQQSPYCWAYQLIARGARVMSKLDAYGLALLPEFRERSLTDLRDAIDREFFLLSEAHYERYIAPVFLRDSFGPALIATL, from the coding sequence ATGCCCAACCAAACCATCAAAACGCCCTGTGTAGGCCTGTGCTCCACCGTCTACGGTGACCTGGTCTGCCGGGGCTGCAAGCGTTATCACCACGAAGTGATCCAGTGGAACGGCTATAACGCCGAGGAAAAACACGCGGTGTGGCTGCGCCTCGAGCAGTTGCTGGTGCAGGTCATGGCCAGCAAGCTGGAAGTGTTCGACCCGCAGCGCCTGCGCCAACAGCTGGAAGACCGCAAGATTCGCTTCATGCCGCAACAGTCGCCGTATTGCTGGGCATACCAGCTGATTGCGCGGGGGGCGCGGGTGATGTCGAAGCTGGACGCCTATGGGTTGGCGTTACTGCCGGAATTTCGTGAACGTAGCCTCACGGACCTGCGCGATGCGATTGACCGGGAGTTTTTCCTGCTGTCCGAGGCGCATTACGAGCGCTATATTGCGCCGGTTTTTCTGCGCGATTCCTTTGGTCCAGCCCTGATCGCCACGCTCTGA
- a CDS encoding ribonucleotide-diphosphate reductase subunit beta encodes MLSWDEVDSEDSVAPVIKGANAGHATEANMDRLDGAGAAAAIEARAVTANDSAAIVRAKAALDKLDVAEGLAELEGASARVAVDEKRMINCRADLNQLVPFKYDWAWQKYLDGCANHWMPQEVNMTADIALWKDPGGLTDDERRIVMRNLGFFSTADSLVANNLVLAVYRLITNPECRQYILRQAFEEAIHTHAYQYCIESLAMDEGEIFNMYHEIPSVAKKAAWGLKYTRSISDPKFETGTVDTDKELLRNLVAYYCVLEGIFFYCGFTQILSMGRRNKMTGVAEQFQYILRDESMHLNFGIDVINQIKIENPHLWDAEMKEEATQMILQGTQLEIEYARDTMPRGVLGMNAAMMEDYLKFIANRRLSQIGLKEEYPGTTNPFPWMSEIMDLKKEKNFFETRVIEYQTGGALSWD; translated from the coding sequence ATGCTGAGTTGGGATGAAGTCGACAGCGAAGACAGCGTTGCCCCCGTGATCAAAGGCGCCAACGCCGGCCACGCCACCGAAGCCAACATGGACCGCCTCGACGGTGCCGGCGCCGCCGCCGCCATCGAAGCCCGCGCCGTCACCGCCAATGACTCCGCCGCCATCGTGCGCGCCAAGGCCGCCCTGGACAAACTCGACGTCGCCGAAGGCCTCGCCGAACTTGAAGGCGCCTCCGCCCGCGTCGCCGTTGACGAAAAACGCATGATCAACTGCCGCGCCGACCTCAACCAACTCGTGCCCTTCAAGTACGACTGGGCCTGGCAGAAATACCTCGACGGCTGCGCCAATCACTGGATGCCGCAAGAGGTCAACATGACCGCCGACATCGCCCTGTGGAAAGACCCCGGAGGCCTGACCGACGACGAGCGCCGCATCGTCATGCGCAACCTCGGCTTTTTCTCTACTGCGGATTCGTTGGTCGCCAACAACCTGGTGCTGGCCGTGTACCGCCTGATCACCAACCCGGAGTGCCGCCAGTACATCCTGCGCCAGGCCTTCGAAGAAGCGATCCACACCCACGCCTACCAGTACTGCATCGAATCGTTGGCCATGGATGAAGGCGAGATCTTCAACATGTACCACGAGATTCCATCGGTCGCCAAGAAAGCGGCCTGGGGCCTGAAGTACACCCGTTCGATCTCCGATCCCAAGTTCGAAACCGGCACCGTCGACACCGACAAGGAACTGCTGCGCAACCTGGTCGCCTACTACTGCGTGCTGGAAGGCATCTTCTTCTATTGCGGCTTCACCCAGATCCTCTCCATGGGCCGCCGCAACAAAATGACCGGCGTGGCCGAGCAGTTCCAGTACATCCTGCGCGATGAGTCGATGCACCTTAACTTCGGTATCGATGTGATCAACCAGATCAAAATCGAAAACCCGCATTTGTGGGATGCCGAGATGAAGGAAGAAGCGACCCAGATGATTCTGCAAGGGACCCAGCTGGAGATCGAATATGCGCGCGATACCATGCCGCGTGGGGTGCTGGGGATGAATGCGGCGATGATGGAGGACTATCTGAAGTTCATCGCGAATCGTCGGCTGTCGCAGATTGGGTTGAAGGAAGAGTACCCAGGCACGACCAACCCGTTCCCGTGGATGAGCGAGATTATGGATTTGAAGAAAGAGAAGAATTTCTTTGAGACCCGTGTGATCGAGTATCAGACCGGCGGCGCGCTGAGCTGGGATTGA
- a CDS encoding ABC transporter ATP-binding protein, with protein sequence MSVQPLLDIHVVRKSFDSAAVLNNVRLALQPREAVSLLGPSGCGKSTLLRIVAGLDNDYQGELHSPNGEVAFVFQEPRLMPWLTVEQNIGFSADNHYDKAWVTQLIEEVGLTGFAQALPKALSGGMAQRVAIARGLYSRPQVLLLDEPFSAVDAFTRMKLQDLLLQLAEHHAIALLLVTHDVDEALYLSDRVLVMGNRPSSIRQVLAVDLPHPRDRRDPSLARLKALCLTELQHAHVI encoded by the coding sequence ATGAGTGTGCAACCGCTGCTGGACATTCACGTTGTGCGCAAAAGCTTCGACAGCGCCGCCGTCTTGAACAATGTGCGCCTGGCCTTGCAACCGCGCGAAGCCGTGAGCCTGCTGGGGCCCAGCGGGTGCGGCAAAAGCACCTTGTTGCGCATTGTCGCGGGACTGGATAACGACTACCAGGGCGAACTGCACAGCCCCAACGGCGAGGTGGCCTTCGTGTTCCAGGAACCACGGTTGATGCCCTGGCTTACGGTGGAGCAAAACATCGGCTTCAGCGCGGACAATCACTACGACAAGGCCTGGGTCACGCAGTTGATCGAAGAAGTCGGCCTCACGGGTTTTGCCCAGGCGCTGCCCAAGGCGTTGTCCGGCGGCATGGCGCAACGGGTCGCGATTGCACGGGGCCTGTATTCACGGCCGCAGGTGTTGCTGCTGGATGAACCGTTCAGCGCCGTGGATGCGTTCACGCGCATGAAGCTGCAGGACCTGCTGCTGCAACTGGCCGAACACCATGCCATCGCCTTGCTGCTGGTGACCCATGATGTGGACGAGGCGCTGTACCTCAGCGACCGGGTATTGGTGATGGGCAATCGGCCCAGCAGCATTCGCCAGGTGCTGGCGGTGGATTTGCCGCACCCGCGAGACCGGCGCGATCCGTCCCTGGCTCGGCTCAAGGCGCTGTGCCTGACCGAGTTGCAACACGCCCACGTCATCTGA
- a CDS encoding class I SAM-dependent methyltransferase: MTPDALATLHAHLLTALASAPAETRRLFHGRGRCWPGLEQVTVDWLQGVVLVALFKETEHLQALKQQLLQIDWASFGAHTVALQHRYLPQSTTEWLVGQAIDELTITEGGLRYLIDLGKKQNSGLFLDMRYGRNWVREQAGGQRVLNLFAYTCGFSVAAIEGGADHVVNLDMARGALSRGRDNHRLNGHDLSKVSFLGHDLFKSWAKVTNSGPYDLVIIDPPSFQKGSFLLSKDYQRVLRRLPDLLTAQGTVLACMNDPAFGEDFLIDGVTREAPGLRFVERLANPPEFPDIDPQSGLKALVFRQG; the protein is encoded by the coding sequence ATGACCCCAGACGCACTCGCTACCCTGCACGCCCATCTGCTCACCGCCCTGGCCAGCGCTCCGGCTGAAACCCGGCGCCTGTTTCACGGCCGTGGCCGCTGCTGGCCGGGCCTTGAGCAGGTGACGGTGGACTGGCTGCAAGGCGTGGTGCTGGTAGCGCTGTTCAAGGAAACCGAGCATCTGCAGGCCCTGAAACAGCAGTTGTTGCAGATCGACTGGGCAAGTTTCGGTGCCCATACCGTGGCGCTGCAACACCGCTACCTGCCGCAAAGCACCACCGAGTGGCTGGTGGGCCAGGCAATCGATGAGCTGACCATCACCGAAGGCGGCCTGCGTTACCTGATCGACCTGGGTAAAAAGCAGAACAGCGGCCTGTTCCTCGACATGCGTTACGGGCGCAACTGGGTGCGCGAGCAGGCCGGGGGCCAGCGCGTGCTTAATCTGTTTGCCTACACCTGCGGATTCTCCGTGGCCGCGATCGAAGGTGGCGCCGACCATGTGGTGAACCTGGACATGGCCCGTGGCGCCCTGAGCCGTGGCCGCGACAACCATCGCCTGAATGGTCACGACTTGAGCAAGGTAAGCTTTCTGGGCCACGACCTGTTCAAGTCCTGGGCCAAAGTCACCAACAGCGGCCCCTATGACCTGGTGATCATCGACCCGCCGTCCTTTCAGAAAGGCAGCTTTCTGTTGAGCAAGGATTACCAGCGCGTCCTGCGCCGCCTGCCGGATTTGCTCACGGCCCAGGGCACGGTGCTGGCGTGCATGAACGATCCGGCGTTTGGCGAAGACTTCCTGATCGACGGCGTCACCCGCGAGGCACCGGGCCTGCGCTTTGTAGAACGCCTGGCAAACCCACCGGAATTCCCGGATATCGACCCGCAAAGCGGGTTGAAGGCCCTGGTGTTTCGCCAAGGCTGA
- a CDS encoding ABC transporter permease — MTSKTQALPLAPPRQIKRSAWPQRLKGLVLPVLILLVLEAVVRVGWLPSYQMPAPSEIAVTLADLAEGSLWKHISASLVRVLLGFAIGASLALVFAAWVGLSREAEAYLEPTFAGLRSIPSLAWVPLLLLWLGIDETSKVVLIAIGAFFPVYLNGVAAIRDIDRKLVEVGQMYGFNRRRLVRRILLPAALPGLFTGLRSGLSLAWMFLVAAELIAATKGLGYLLSDGRETSRPDIVLAAIIVLALLGKVSDGLLAALEKRCLAWRDTFQGAGK, encoded by the coding sequence ATGACCAGCAAAACCCAAGCCCTGCCACTCGCCCCGCCACGACAGATCAAGCGCAGCGCTTGGCCGCAACGGCTCAAGGGCCTGGTGTTGCCAGTACTGATCCTGCTGGTGCTGGAGGCGGTGGTGCGCGTGGGCTGGCTGCCGTCGTACCAGATGCCGGCGCCCAGCGAGATCGCCGTGACCCTGGCGGACCTCGCCGAAGGCTCCCTGTGGAAACACATCAGCGCCAGCCTGGTGCGGGTGCTGCTGGGTTTTGCCATTGGTGCGAGCCTGGCCTTGGTATTCGCCGCCTGGGTGGGCTTGAGCCGCGAAGCCGAGGCCTATCTGGAGCCGACCTTCGCCGGGTTGCGCTCGATCCCGAGCCTGGCCTGGGTGCCATTGCTGCTGCTGTGGCTGGGCATCGACGAGACCTCCAAGGTCGTGCTGATCGCGATTGGCGCGTTCTTCCCGGTGTACCTCAATGGCGTTGCGGCCATCCGCGATATCGATCGCAAGCTCGTGGAAGTCGGGCAAATGTATGGGTTCAATCGGCGCCGCCTGGTACGTCGCATCCTCTTACCGGCGGCGCTGCCCGGCCTGTTTACCGGATTGCGCAGCGGCCTGAGCCTGGCCTGGATGTTTCTGGTGGCGGCAGAGTTGATCGCGGCCACCAAAGGGCTGGGCTACCTGCTCAGCGATGGGCGGGAAACCTCGCGGCCGGATATCGTGCTGGCGGCGATCATCGTACTGGCGCTGCTCGGCAAGGTCAGCGATGGCCTGCTCGCGGCACTGGAAAAGCGCTGCCTGGCCTGGCGCGACACCTTCCAGGGAGCCGGAAAATGA
- the pcsA gene encoding phosphatidylcholine synthase → MISTLHVARIKAWGAHGFTATGVVLAFLATLALLENSPKACLLWLGLALVVDGVDGSLARRVNVSTVLPSFDGSVLDLVIDYLTYVFIPALFIYRYIDLPDFTHLFAVSVILVSSLFCFCNVNMKSKDNYFVGFPAAWNVVALCVYIIQPDAWITLLTVIGLALLTVTPMKFLHPFRVKRFMPINIAVTTIWLLCSFLMVVDYPNTNPWTFGLWSLMSAYFLGICIWRTALEWMGTHK, encoded by the coding sequence GTGATATCGACCCTGCATGTAGCCAGAATCAAAGCCTGGGGCGCCCACGGCTTTACCGCCACCGGTGTGGTACTGGCATTCCTGGCCACCCTGGCGCTGCTGGAAAACTCCCCCAAGGCCTGCTTGCTGTGGCTGGGCCTGGCACTCGTGGTGGATGGCGTCGACGGCTCCCTGGCGCGACGGGTCAATGTCAGCACGGTATTGCCCAGCTTTGACGGCTCGGTATTGGACCTGGTGATCGATTACCTCACCTACGTATTCATCCCCGCGCTGTTTATCTACCGCTATATCGACCTGCCGGACTTCACCCACCTGTTTGCGGTGTCGGTGATCCTGGTGTCGTCGCTGTTCTGCTTCTGCAATGTCAACATGAAGAGCAAGGACAACTATTTCGTCGGCTTCCCGGCGGCATGGAACGTGGTGGCCTTGTGCGTGTACATCATCCAGCCCGACGCCTGGATTACCTTGCTCACTGTAATCGGCCTGGCGCTGCTGACCGTGACGCCGATGAAGTTCCTGCACCCGTTCCGGGTCAAGCGGTTCATGCCGATCAATATCGCGGTGACCACAATCTGGCTGCTGTGCAGCTTCCTGATGGTGGTGGATTACCCGAACACCAACCCGTGGACGTTCGGCTTATGGTCGCTGATGTCGGCGTACTTCCTGGGTATTTGCATCTGGCGCACGGCGCTGGAGTGGATGGGCACCCACAAATAA